A single genomic interval of Zunongwangia sp. HGR-M22 harbors:
- the ypfJ gene encoding KPN_02809 family neutral zinc metallopeptidase, whose amino-acid sequence MKWKDRRQSSNVDDRRGMSTKGKTIAGGGIVAVIVIALQLFTGVDLSQIISEEPSSVATEKARELSETEIEEGEFAATILADTEDIWTSIFSKNEMTYPKPGMVLFDDAVNSGCGRASAAMGPFYCPADQKLYLDLRFFDELHNKFGAEKGDFATAYVIAHEVGHHIQTVLGTSQKVRQLQQSKPQDQANELSVALELQADFYAGVWANHNQEYLQEGDIQEALSAANAVGDDAIQRRINGTVNPDSFTHGTSAQRMEWFMKGYRSGDISKGNTFQALLN is encoded by the coding sequence ATGAAATGGAAAGATAGGAGACAAAGTTCTAATGTTGACGATCGCAGAGGAATGTCGACAAAAGGCAAAACGATTGCCGGCGGAGGTATCGTTGCAGTTATTGTAATAGCGCTTCAATTATTTACAGGAGTAGATCTTAGCCAAATAATATCTGAAGAACCATCGAGCGTTGCAACTGAAAAAGCTCGAGAGCTTTCTGAAACTGAAATAGAGGAGGGAGAATTTGCAGCCACCATATTAGCAGATACCGAAGATATTTGGACTTCCATTTTTTCAAAAAATGAAATGACTTACCCAAAACCAGGGATGGTGTTGTTTGATGATGCTGTAAATTCTGGATGTGGTAGAGCTTCTGCCGCGATGGGTCCGTTTTATTGCCCTGCAGATCAAAAGTTATATTTGGATCTTCGCTTCTTTGACGAATTGCATAATAAATTTGGCGCAGAAAAAGGTGATTTTGCTACTGCCTATGTTATTGCACACGAGGTAGGACATCATATACAAACCGTTTTAGGAACTTCTCAAAAAGTTAGACAATTACAGCAAAGTAAACCTCAAGATCAGGCAAATGAACTTTCTGTTGCCTTAGAACTTCAAGCCGATTTCTACGCAGGAGTTTGGGCCAATCATAATCAAGAATATCTTCAAGAAGGCGATATTCAGGAGGCATTAAGTGCAGCAAACGCGGTAGGAGATGATGCTATCCAGCGTCGTATAAACGGAACTGTAAATCCAGATTCTTTTACTCACGGAACCTCTGCTCAAAGAATGGAGTGGTTTATGAAAGGTTACCGTAGCGGGGATATTAGTAAAGGAAATACATTTCAGGCACTTTTAAATTAG
- a CDS encoding RluA family pseudouridine synthase codes for MPEKLLSNKNNLQILHEDNHIIIVNKRVGDIVQGDKTGDKPLSDVVKSYIKEKYNKPGNVYLGVVHRLDRPTSGIVLFSKTSKALPRLNKLFQEKDAKKTYWAVVKNRPPKDNDILIHYLKRNPKQNKSFAHKKEVPESKKAILEYRILKELNNYFLLEIDLQTGRHHQIRSQLSAIGCPIKGDLKYGFDRSNKDAGIHLHARKLEFIHPVKKEPIRIIAEVPNEPLWQACT; via the coding sequence TTGCCAGAAAAATTACTTTCTAATAAAAATAATTTACAAATACTACACGAGGATAATCATATAATCATCGTGAATAAACGCGTTGGTGATATTGTACAGGGCGATAAAACCGGTGATAAGCCCTTAAGTGATGTTGTAAAGTCCTACATTAAAGAAAAGTATAATAAACCGGGGAATGTGTATTTGGGTGTGGTACATCGTTTGGACCGCCCAACTAGCGGTATTGTTTTATTTTCAAAGACTTCTAAAGCACTTCCGAGATTAAACAAATTATTTCAGGAAAAAGACGCTAAAAAAACCTATTGGGCGGTAGTAAAAAACAGACCACCAAAGGATAATGATATTTTGATACATTATTTAAAACGCAATCCAAAGCAAAACAAATCTTTCGCGCATAAAAAAGAAGTTCCAGAAAGTAAAAAAGCGATCCTAGAATATCGAATTTTGAAAGAATTGAACAATTATTTTTTGTTGGAAATCGATTTACAAACCGGGAGACATCACCAGATTCGTAGTCAGCTTTCAGCTATTGGATGCCCTATAAAAGGAGATTTAAAATATGGTTTTGATCGCAGTAATAAAGATGCGGGAATTCATTTACATGCTCGTAAATTAGAATTTATCCATCCGGTAAAAAAGGAGCCTATAAGAATAATTGCTGAAGTCCCGAACGAACCGCTTTGGCAAGCCTGCACCTAA
- a CDS encoding cupin domain-containing protein has product MNNAEAIIEKLKLQSHPEGGYFKEVYRSDDVIKAEALPEAFKTERNYSTSIYFLLTSENFSAFHKINQEEIWHFYDGSPLLLYMISPSGELSEIKIGRDLDKNEKPQFVVPRNYWFAAKVIQPDHFSFVGCTVAPGFDFEDFTLAERNNLTTEFPQHDKIIAEFTR; this is encoded by the coding sequence ATGAATAATGCGGAAGCAATTATTGAAAAACTGAAGCTACAATCGCATCCTGAAGGTGGTTACTTTAAAGAAGTTTATCGAAGCGACGATGTTATCAAGGCGGAGGCATTACCTGAAGCTTTTAAAACAGAACGCAACTATTCTACCAGTATTTATTTTTTACTCACTTCAGAAAATTTTTCAGCATTTCATAAAATAAATCAAGAGGAGATCTGGCATTTTTATGACGGCTCTCCTCTACTTTTATATATGATTTCACCTTCCGGAGAGCTTTCAGAAATAAAAATTGGGAGAGATCTGGATAAGAACGAAAAACCTCAATTTGTAGTGCCTAGAAATTACTGGTTTGCAGCAAAGGTTATTCAGCCAGATCATTTTTCTTTTGTGGGTTGCACAGTGGCACCGGGATTTGATTTTGAAGATTTCACATTAGCAGAAAGAAATAATCTTACCACAGAATTTCCGCAGCATGATAAAATAATCGCTGAATTTACTCGATAA
- the panB gene encoding 3-methyl-2-oxobutanoate hydroxymethyltransferase: MSVAKKEYKRITVKSLVDMKKRGEKISMLTAYDYSMAKIMDGAGIDVILVGDSASNVMAGYETTLPMTLDHMIYHATSVVNAINRSLVVVDLPFGTYQSDPKEALRSSIRIMKESGAHAIKLEGGKEIKESIKRILHAGIPVMGHLGLTPQSIYKFGTYTVRAKDEEEAEKLKSDAKLLERLGCFAVVLEKVPAKLAKEVAESVSIPVIGIGAGNGCDGQVLVVHDMLGMTKEFNPRFLRRYLDLYTEMTGAFQRYAEDVKSGDFPSEDEQY; encoded by the coding sequence ATGTCTGTTGCTAAAAAAGAATATAAAAGAATTACTGTAAAGTCTTTAGTTGACATGAAAAAACGTGGAGAAAAAATCTCTATGTTAACTGCTTACGATTATTCAATGGCTAAAATCATGGATGGCGCCGGGATCGATGTGATCCTTGTTGGCGATTCAGCCAGTAACGTAATGGCTGGATATGAAACTACGCTCCCAATGACGCTAGATCATATGATCTATCACGCGACGAGTGTGGTAAACGCTATTAACCGTTCTTTGGTAGTAGTCGATCTACCTTTTGGAACCTACCAAAGTGATCCTAAGGAAGCTTTGAGATCTTCCATAAGAATTATGAAAGAAAGCGGCGCACATGCCATTAAACTTGAAGGTGGCAAAGAAATTAAAGAGTCAATTAAACGAATCTTACATGCTGGTATTCCGGTGATGGGCCATTTGGGATTAACTCCGCAATCTATTTATAAATTCGGAACCTATACGGTTAGAGCAAAAGACGAAGAAGAAGCTGAAAAACTAAAATCTGATGCTAAACTTTTAGAAAGATTAGGATGTTTTGCTGTAGTTTTAGAAAAAGTACCGGCAAAATTAGCGAAGGAGGTTGCTGAAAGTGTAAGTATTCCTGTTATAGGAATTGGTGCAGGTAACGGTTGTGACGGCCAGGTGTTGGTGGTTCACGATATGCTGGGAATGACCAAAGAATTTAATCCTAGATTCTTAAGAAGATACTTAGATCTTTATACTGAAATGACAGGGGCGTTCCAACGCTATGCTGAAGATGTAAAAAGTGGTGATTTTCCTTCGGAAGATGAACAATATTAA
- a CDS encoding alcohol dehydrogenase — MMKAVQVKEKGGDFQYVDVEKPSPKENEILIKIEACGICHSDAITKEGIMPIDYPRIPGHEIVGIVESVGDRVSQWKKGQRVGVGWHGGHCFECEPCRRGDFINCENAKISGISYDGGYAEFMTAPQEAIASIPDELSSAEAAPLLCAGITVFNALRNSGITPGDVVAIQGIGGLGHLAVQYASKMGMRTVAISTSDDKKSLASDLGAHHFINAKEQDTVEELKKLGGAKLILATAPNSKAISSVVDGLGPNGKLLIVGATGEPVEVSPMQLIMGKNSVAGWASGTAMDSEDTLKFSALSGTKPMIEEYPLSDVKEAYKRMMDNKARFRVVLKP; from the coding sequence ATGATGAAAGCTGTACAAGTAAAAGAAAAAGGTGGTGATTTCCAATATGTAGATGTCGAAAAACCATCTCCTAAAGAAAATGAAATATTAATCAAGATTGAAGCTTGCGGAATTTGCCATAGCGATGCTATTACAAAAGAGGGTATAATGCCTATCGATTATCCAAGAATACCGGGTCACGAAATTGTTGGTATTGTAGAAAGCGTTGGTGATCGTGTTTCGCAATGGAAAAAAGGACAGCGAGTTGGAGTTGGCTGGCATGGTGGTCACTGCTTTGAATGTGAGCCTTGTCGCCGTGGTGATTTTATTAATTGCGAGAATGCAAAAATTAGCGGAATCTCTTACGATGGCGGTTATGCTGAATTTATGACGGCACCGCAAGAAGCTATTGCGAGTATTCCAGACGAATTATCTTCAGCAGAAGCTGCTCCGCTACTTTGCGCAGGGATTACCGTTTTTAACGCTTTGCGAAATTCAGGAATCACACCGGGTGATGTTGTCGCTATTCAGGGAATCGGTGGTTTAGGCCATTTAGCCGTTCAGTATGCTTCAAAAATGGGAATGCGTACCGTAGCGATTTCCACCAGCGATGATAAAAAATCTTTAGCTTCAGATCTTGGTGCGCACCATTTTATTAATGCTAAAGAACAAGATACCGTAGAAGAACTTAAGAAACTTGGTGGGGCAAAACTAATTTTGGCAACAGCACCAAACAGTAAAGCCATAAGTAGTGTGGTTGATGGATTAGGTCCCAACGGAAAATTGCTAATTGTAGGTGCTACCGGCGAGCCTGTAGAAGTTTCACCAATGCAATTAATTATGGGCAAAAATTCAGTTGCAGGATGGGCCAGTGGAACTGCTATGGACAGTGAAGATACTTTAAAATTTAGTGCGCTAAGCGGAACGAAACCAATGATTGAAGAATACCCTCTTTCTGATGTTAAAGAAGCCTATAAAAGGATGATGGATAATAAAGCTCGTTTTAGAGTGGTTTTAAAGCCATAA
- a CDS encoding CPBP family glutamic-type intramembrane protease, whose amino-acid sequence MMCYILFFMGMGLLNKFFPTIDLDRYEQTGIYEMMTDNPIIFFILAVIIAPIMEESLFRSLIKPSQNEILIFICSWILFLSLSFIPAEANLILKYALLLLSVFIIFLFLKSVIPERKMKRLQYYLHKNFRVVWILSAIIFGYVHVWNYVSGFEFNLILFFLIFPRIIAGYFMGRLKVQNKELYWPMLLHAMNNGIVVLISTNAEKITDLFI is encoded by the coding sequence ATGATGTGCTATATTTTGTTTTTTATGGGAATGGGATTGCTAAATAAGTTCTTTCCAACAATAGATCTTGATCGTTACGAACAAACCGGGATTTATGAGATGATGACCGATAATCCCATCATCTTTTTTATTCTTGCCGTAATTATTGCTCCGATTATGGAAGAAAGTCTTTTTAGGAGTTTAATAAAACCCTCACAAAATGAAATTCTTATATTCATCTGTTCCTGGATTTTATTTTTGAGTTTATCTTTTATTCCTGCTGAAGCCAATCTCATTCTTAAATATGCACTATTACTATTAAGCGTTTTTATCATTTTTTTATTTCTGAAGTCGGTAATTCCTGAAAGGAAAATGAAAAGACTTCAATATTATCTTCATAAAAATTTTAGGGTAGTTTGGATCCTTTCAGCAATTATTTTTGGCTACGTACATGTGTGGAATTACGTCTCTGGATTCGAATTCAATCTTATATTATTCTTCCTCATTTTTCCACGAATAATTGCTGGTTATTTTATGGGCAGATTAAAAGTTCAGAATAAAGAATTATACTGGCCTATGCTTTTGCATGCGATGAATAATGGCATTGTAGTACTCATTTCTACGAATGCTGAAAAAATTACCGATCTCTTTATTTAA
- a CDS encoding L-serine ammonia-lyase produces MECISVFDMLKVGVGPSSSHTLGPWRAAQRWISELKNKGTFNLVEKIHIDLYGSLSLTGKGHATDIATILGLSGHDPVTMDISIIDTEIYKIRAEKILKLNKEIDIPFNIESDIKFNRKFLDFHPNGMIFRASLSNGKKCSSSFFSIGGGFVIKKTRKNAKKKQDKFDEFPFPVETANQLLDYCKAENLSISQLVLENERSLRSNEKIDTGLQQIWNTMLESMYIGCHTEGTLPGGLSVKRRAFEMHQRLIGEEKYDSPENWIDAIRNTEVKFRQILKWVSCFALSVNEVNASLGRVVTAPTNGSAGTVPAVIMYYMVIENHEATFEDMKRFMLVAGEIGSLFKKGATISAAMGGCQAEIGVSSAMAAGGLTELLGGTPEQVLMASEIAMEHHLGLTCDPIAGLVQVPCIERNAMGAIKAINAAEIALESDATKAKVPLDKVIATMWDTAKDMNSKYKETSEGGLAVKVSLSDC; encoded by the coding sequence ATGGAATGTATTAGCGTTTTCGATATGTTGAAGGTTGGCGTTGGTCCTTCAAGTTCTCACACATTGGGGCCATGGCGTGCTGCACAACGTTGGATTTCCGAATTAAAAAATAAAGGTACTTTTAATTTAGTAGAAAAAATTCACATCGATCTTTACGGTTCTCTTTCACTCACAGGAAAAGGACACGCTACAGACATCGCTACTATTTTAGGTCTTAGTGGCCACGATCCCGTGACGATGGATATTTCAATAATTGATACTGAAATTTATAAAATTAGAGCAGAAAAAATACTGAAGCTAAATAAGGAAATTGACATTCCTTTTAATATTGAAAGCGATATAAAATTCAACCGAAAATTTCTTGATTTTCATCCTAACGGAATGATTTTTAGAGCGAGTTTATCGAACGGAAAAAAATGCTCTTCCTCTTTCTTTTCTATTGGTGGTGGCTTTGTAATTAAAAAAACAAGGAAAAACGCTAAAAAGAAACAGGATAAATTTGACGAATTTCCTTTTCCGGTAGAAACTGCCAATCAATTACTAGACTATTGCAAAGCAGAAAATCTAAGTATTTCGCAGTTAGTTTTAGAGAATGAACGTTCTTTAAGAAGTAACGAAAAAATCGATACTGGTCTTCAACAAATATGGAATACCATGTTAGAATCGATGTATATTGGTTGTCATACAGAAGGTACATTGCCTGGTGGGCTTAGTGTAAAGCGACGCGCTTTTGAAATGCATCAGCGACTTATTGGAGAAGAAAAATATGATTCGCCAGAAAACTGGATCGATGCGATAAGAAATACCGAAGTTAAATTTCGCCAGATCCTTAAATGGGTAAGTTGTTTTGCTTTAAGTGTGAACGAAGTAAATGCCAGTTTAGGACGTGTTGTCACTGCACCAACCAATGGCAGTGCAGGAACTGTTCCCGCAGTGATAATGTATTATATGGTAATCGAAAATCACGAAGCTACTTTCGAGGATATGAAACGCTTTATGTTAGTCGCAGGCGAAATAGGAAGTCTATTTAAAAAAGGAGCAACAATTTCAGCCGCTATGGGTGGCTGCCAGGCAGAAATTGGTGTATCTTCAGCAATGGCCGCTGGTGGATTAACCGAATTACTTGGTGGAACGCCCGAGCAGGTTTTAATGGCCAGCGAAATTGCAATGGAACATCATCTTGGTTTAACATGCGATCCTATCGCTGGTTTGGTTCAGGTGCCTTGTATAGAACGTAATGCAATGGGTGCGATTAAAGCGATAAACGCTGCTGAAATTGCTTTAGAGAGTGATGCTACTAAAGCCAAAGTTCCATTAGATAAAGTAATTGCTACCATGTGGGATACGGCAAAAGATATGAATTCTAAATATAAAGAAACCAGCGAAGGAGGATTAGCGGTTAAAGTTAGCCTTAGTGATTGTTAA
- the dnaK gene encoding molecular chaperone DnaK: MSKIIGIDLGTTNSCVSVMEGNEPTVIPNAEGKRTTPSVIAFVEGGEIKVGDPAKRQAVTNPEKTIASIKRFMGNKYSESSREAGRVAYKVKKGDNDTPRVDIDGRLYTPQELSAMILQKMKKTAEDYLGQDVTEAVITVPAYFNDSQRQATKEAGEIAGLKVRRIINEPTAAALAYGLDKKSTDQKIAVYDLGGGTFDISILELGDGVFEVLSTNGDTHLGGDDFDEVIIDWLADIFQKAEDIDLRKDPMALQRLKEAAEKAKIELSSSSQTEINLPYVTATASGPKHLVESLSRSKFEQLAAELVTRSMEPVKKALQDAGLSKSDIDEVILVGGSTRIPKIQEEVESFFGKKPSKGVNPDEVVSIGAAIQGGVLTGDVKDVLLLDVTPLSLGIETMGGVNTKLIEANTTIPSKKSQTFSTAADNQPSVEIHVLQGERPMAADNKTIGRFHLDGIPPAPRGTPQIEVTFDIDANGIIKVSATDKATGKSQDIRIEASSGLTEEEIEKMKQEAEANADADKKAKEKVDKLNEADGMIFQTEKQLKEFGDKLSDDKKKPIEDALEELKKAYETKELEQITPALDKLNEAWKTASEEMYKAQAEAQGGAQGAAGAEGGQAGGGEAKGGDDVEDVDFEEVK; encoded by the coding sequence ATGAGTAAGATAATTGGAATTGATTTAGGTACAACAAACTCCTGCGTTTCAGTTATGGAAGGTAACGAGCCTACGGTAATCCCTAATGCCGAAGGTAAAAGAACAACTCCTTCTGTAATTGCTTTTGTAGAAGGTGGTGAAATTAAAGTTGGAGATCCTGCAAAAAGACAGGCTGTTACCAACCCAGAAAAAACGATTGCTTCCATCAAAAGATTTATGGGTAATAAATACTCTGAATCTTCAAGAGAAGCAGGACGTGTAGCATATAAAGTGAAAAAAGGAGATAATGATACTCCTCGTGTAGATATTGACGGTCGTCTTTATACTCCTCAAGAACTTTCAGCAATGATCCTTCAGAAAATGAAGAAAACTGCTGAAGATTATTTAGGACAGGATGTTACTGAAGCTGTAATTACAGTACCAGCATATTTTAACGATTCTCAGCGTCAGGCTACTAAAGAAGCTGGTGAAATTGCAGGTCTTAAAGTAAGACGTATTATTAATGAGCCAACTGCTGCTGCATTAGCTTATGGTCTTGATAAAAAATCAACAGATCAAAAAATCGCTGTATATGACCTTGGTGGTGGTACTTTCGATATTTCTATCCTAGAATTAGGTGATGGTGTATTTGAAGTATTATCTACAAATGGTGATACTCACCTTGGTGGAGACGATTTTGACGAAGTGATTATCGATTGGTTAGCTGATATTTTCCAGAAAGCTGAAGATATCGATCTTAGAAAAGATCCTATGGCGTTACAACGTCTAAAAGAGGCTGCTGAAAAAGCGAAGATTGAGTTATCATCTTCTTCTCAAACAGAAATTAATCTACCTTACGTTACTGCCACAGCTAGTGGACCAAAACACTTGGTAGAATCTTTATCTAGATCTAAGTTTGAGCAATTAGCTGCAGAATTAGTGACAAGATCTATGGAGCCAGTTAAAAAAGCGCTTCAAGATGCAGGTCTTTCTAAAAGTGATATTGATGAAGTAATTTTAGTAGGTGGTTCTACTCGTATTCCTAAAATTCAGGAAGAAGTAGAAAGTTTCTTCGGAAAAAAACCTTCTAAAGGTGTAAATCCAGATGAGGTAGTATCTATTGGTGCTGCAATTCAGGGTGGTGTATTAACTGGTGATGTTAAAGACGTATTGTTATTAGATGTAACTCCGCTTTCATTAGGTATCGAAACTATGGGTGGTGTAAACACTAAACTAATTGAAGCGAATACAACTATTCCTTCTAAAAAATCACAAACATTCTCTACAGCTGCAGATAATCAGCCTTCTGTAGAAATTCATGTACTACAAGGAGAGCGTCCAATGGCGGCAGATAATAAAACGATTGGTAGGTTCCATTTAGACGGAATTCCACCAGCGCCAAGAGGAACACCTCAGATTGAAGTAACTTTCGATATCGATGCTAACGGTATTATTAAAGTAAGTGCTACAGATAAAGCAACAGGAAAATCTCAGGATATTCGTATCGAAGCTTCTTCAGGATTAACAGAAGAAGAAATCGAGAAAATGAAGCAGGAAGCTGAAGCTAATGCTGATGCCGATAAAAAAGCGAAAGAAAAAGTAGATAAGCTTAATGAAGCAGATGGAATGATCTTCCAAACTGAGAAGCAGTTGAAAGAATTTGGAGACAAACTTTCTGACGATAAGAAAAAGCCTATCGAAGATGCTTTAGAAGAGCTTAAGAAAGCTTACGAAACTAAAGAGTTAGAACAAATAACTCCTGCATTAGACAAATTGAATGAAGCCTGGAAAACAGCTTCTGAAGAAATGTATAAAGCGCAAGCTGAAGCACAAGGTGGTGCTCAGGGAGCTGCTGGTGCAGAAGGTGGACAAGCCGGAGGCGGTGAAGCCAAAGGTGGAGACGACGTAGAAGATGTAGACTTCGAAGAAGTGAAATAA
- a CDS encoding NRAMP family divalent metal transporter, with protein MESQKSVGTSKKTSVLKNIGPGFLLAGAAIGVSHLVQSTRAGADYGYILIWALLLACISKYPFLEFGARYVAGTGKHLISGYKQLGKIPYYLFIFITVASMFIIQAAVTIVTAGLAERLFNFGLSPFVWSFIIFGASIALLLIGKYPGLDKSMKIIVSVLTVATLAAVCMALGIQKDPIETVEIPSLWTTASLGFIIAFMGWMPIPLDAAVWHSIWTKEKAHGNKEKLTLKNAFLDFNIGYFSACFIGVLFFLLGVLVMFGSGESFSSNSVEFSSQLINLYAKTLGDWSKPIIAIAAFVTMLSTVITVTDAYPRVISELFHPEVSKTDNRKKRWQFYKISIFIIPILSLAILYFTSGSFTILVDFAAGLSFLSAPILAWFNYKLVTGKEMPEADRPGKNYRLFTMICFVMLLIFNIAYLGYNFFV; from the coding sequence ATGGAATCACAAAAAAGCGTGGGAACTTCAAAAAAAACTTCAGTTTTAAAGAATATCGGTCCGGGATTTTTACTTGCGGGCGCTGCAATTGGAGTTTCACACTTGGTGCAGTCTACACGTGCCGGAGCTGATTATGGATACATCTTAATTTGGGCGTTATTGCTGGCGTGTATTTCTAAGTATCCATTTTTAGAATTTGGTGCTCGTTATGTGGCCGGAACCGGTAAACATTTAATTTCCGGCTATAAGCAGTTAGGTAAGATTCCGTATTATTTGTTCATATTTATTACCGTGGCCAGCATGTTTATTATTCAGGCCGCTGTAACTATCGTGACTGCTGGTTTAGCTGAACGGCTTTTTAATTTCGGCTTATCCCCTTTTGTATGGAGTTTTATCATCTTTGGAGCTAGTATTGCTTTGCTCTTAATCGGAAAATACCCCGGATTAGACAAAAGCATGAAGATTATCGTGAGTGTGCTTACCGTGGCCACTTTGGCGGCAGTTTGTATGGCCTTGGGAATACAAAAAGACCCAATTGAAACCGTAGAAATTCCGTCGCTTTGGACTACTGCAAGTCTTGGCTTTATTATCGCTTTTATGGGGTGGATGCCTATTCCCCTTGATGCTGCAGTATGGCATTCAATATGGACTAAGGAAAAAGCTCACGGCAACAAAGAAAAACTAACTTTAAAAAATGCCTTTTTAGACTTCAATATTGGGTATTTTTCGGCCTGTTTTATTGGAGTGCTTTTCTTTTTACTTGGTGTTTTGGTAATGTTTGGGAGTGGAGAAAGTTTTAGCAGTAATAGTGTAGAATTTTCATCGCAACTTATTAATCTCTACGCAAAAACACTTGGAGATTGGAGCAAACCGATTATCGCCATTGCTGCTTTTGTCACCATGCTGAGTACTGTAATTACCGTGACCGATGCGTATCCCAGAGTAATCTCTGAACTTTTTCATCCTGAAGTATCCAAAACCGATAATCGTAAAAAACGCTGGCAATTCTATAAAATATCGATATTCATCATCCCGATACTTTCGTTGGCGATTCTTTATTTTACTTCTGGATCTTTTACTATTCTTGTTGATTTTGCTGCCGGATTATCTTTTTTATCAGCTCCGATTCTCGCTTGGTTTAATTATAAATTAGTTACCGGCAAGGAAATGCCAGAAGCTGACCGTCCCGGTAAAAACTATCGATTATTTACCATGATATGCTTTGTGATGCTTTTGATATTTAATATTGCATATTTGGGTTATAATTTTTTTGTATAG
- a CDS encoding alpha/beta hydrolase yields the protein MSREKQVSYQISNTYSVLNEFTETTKNVWLVCHGIGYLSRYFIRFFNHLDFSENYIIAPQAQSKYYLKSDYRHVGASWLTKENTDADIENVLNYLDEVFTEENLAKAPNLIVLGYSQGVSIATRFVARRQIKCEQLILHSGKVPAELNPEDFKFLKDTKVTYLYGTEDEYLKKGIIKVEEERMRTLFPNNLEILTYNGGHEFNTEIINKLS from the coding sequence ATGAGCCGCGAAAAACAGGTTTCTTACCAAATTAGCAACACCTATAGTGTTTTAAACGAGTTTACCGAAACTACCAAAAACGTCTGGTTGGTTTGTCATGGTATTGGATATTTAAGCCGGTATTTTATTCGGTTTTTTAATCATCTGGATTTCAGCGAAAACTATATTATCGCACCACAGGCGCAAAGCAAATATTATTTAAAATCTGATTATCGACATGTAGGCGCCTCCTGGCTTACAAAAGAAAATACAGACGCTGATATTGAAAATGTGCTGAATTATTTAGATGAAGTATTTACAGAAGAAAATTTAGCTAAAGCGCCCAATTTGATTGTCTTGGGATATTCTCAGGGAGTTTCTATAGCTACTCGATTTGTAGCGCGGAGACAGATTAAATGCGAGCAACTAATTCTTCATTCAGGAAAAGTGCCTGCGGAATTAAATCCCGAAGATTTTAAATTCTTAAAAGACACAAAAGTTACTTATCTCTACGGTACAGAAGATGAATACCTAAAAAAAGGAATCATAAAAGTTGAAGAAGAACGTATGAGAACTTTATTTCCTAATAATCTAGAAATTCTTACCTACAACGGCGGACACGAATTTAACACTGAAATTATTAATAAACTTAGTTGA
- a CDS encoding PaaI family thioesterase produces MNKEEILGMCAKMCKNTLMETLNIEFIDVGEDFLTAKMPVTPRVHQPDGVLHGGASVALAESVGSAASYLFLDTQDFVIRGIEISANHLKSIKEGDVFAKATFIHKGRTTQLWNIHITDAADNLISLVKLTTIALAKKKS; encoded by the coding sequence ATGAACAAAGAGGAAATCCTGGGAATGTGTGCAAAAATGTGTAAAAACACGTTGATGGAAACCTTGAATATTGAATTTATCGATGTTGGTGAAGATTTTTTAACCGCAAAAATGCCCGTAACTCCAAGAGTGCATCAGCCAGATGGCGTGTTGCATGGCGGCGCAAGTGTGGCTTTGGCCGAAAGTGTTGGGAGCGCTGCGAGTTATCTGTTTTTAGATACCCAAGATTTTGTGATTCGCGGTATAGAAATTTCTGCCAATCACCTTAAAAGCATAAAAGAGGGCGATGTTTTTGCCAAAGCCACTTTTATTCATAAAGGCCGTACCACGCAACTTTGGAATATTCATATTACCGATGCTGCAGATAATTTAATTTCCCTGGTAAAACTAACAACCATAGCACTAGCAAAAAAGAAATCATGA